A genome region from Brooklawnia propionicigenes includes the following:
- a CDS encoding DUF4913 domain-containing protein, which translates to MTGIPDWTTDPEWPTDHPTTPQSETSEAVDEADNDATPETEPPPELYFGSTDEFVREFVCPVFRRTVGEAGRAEYRWSARWWESAEAVIRLEAMWRSWEQARLDPATGISTWLRDHADYHLSVLMSPTGPFASSRDTATVNGHLPYTAPPPGLFPDVRAEPTG; encoded by the coding sequence ATGACCGGCATCCCCGACTGGACCACCGACCCTGAGTGGCCTACAGACCATCCCACGACCCCGCAATCGGAGACTTCTGAAGCGGTGGACGAAGCCGACAATGACGCGACCCCGGAGACGGAACCGCCCCCAGAGCTGTACTTCGGCAGCACCGACGAATTCGTCCGCGAATTTGTCTGCCCGGTCTTCCGCCGCACCGTCGGCGAAGCCGGACGAGCCGAGTACCGCTGGTCAGCCCGCTGGTGGGAATCCGCCGAAGCCGTCATCCGCCTCGAAGCCATGTGGCGATCCTGGGAACAAGCCCGCCTTGACCCCGCCACCGGCATCAGCACCTGGCTCCGCGACCACGCCGACTACCACCTCAGCGTCCTCATGAGCCCCACCGGACCCTTCGCCAGCTCAAGAGATACCGCCACCGTCAACGGCCACCTCCCCTACACCGCGCCACCCCCTGGACTGTTCCCTGACGTCCGCGCCGAACCAACTGGGTGA
- a CDS encoding type IV secretory system conjugative DNA transfer family protein, translated as MCRWTDLPALYSHFGSRGIILMTILQSWSQGVDVWGESGMRKLWSAANIAIYGGGVKERDFLDTLATMIGDYDKTTRSVSVGKGHRNITQQLNRQRILDPADLAAMPPGRAVVFASGARPTLIATQPWMTSPDAAAIRASVDAHDPSRDTQLQETST; from the coding sequence GTGTGCCGCTGGACCGACCTACCGGCGCTGTACTCCCACTTCGGATCCCGCGGCATCATCCTGATGACCATCCTCCAATCCTGGTCCCAAGGCGTCGACGTCTGGGGAGAATCCGGCATGCGCAAACTCTGGTCAGCAGCCAACATCGCCATCTACGGCGGCGGCGTCAAAGAACGCGACTTCCTCGACACCCTCGCCACCATGATCGGCGACTACGACAAGACCACCCGCTCCGTGTCCGTCGGCAAAGGTCACCGCAACATCACCCAACAACTCAACAGACAACGCATCCTCGACCCGGCCGACCTCGCAGCCATGCCACCCGGCAGAGCTGTGGTGTTCGCGTCTGGCGCCCGACCCACTCTCATCGCCACCCAACCTTGGATGACCAGCCCTGACGCGGCCGCAATCCGGGCATCCGTCGACGCCCACGACCCCAGCCGAGACACCCAACTACAGGAGACCTCAACATGA
- a CDS encoding class I SAM-dependent methyltransferase produces MVTPASPTPPADDAAHRHPEIAQAFGSIAEKYDRARPRYPAALIDAIAERLPGHTLLDLGIGTGISAEPFRDRGFAVLGVEPDPKMAALARKKGFEVEAGRFEDWDPAGRTFDGVIAGQTWHWVDPITGAAKAAIVLHPGGRLAVFWNAAIPSPEVAAEFAKVFESLDTGLPFNPWTASPQADPYGSIIDQTADGLRATGAFGAVERLTFDWQSTVGRDAWLEQTSTAGGINRLPKDKLDVLLRGLGEAIDAVGGTLVIDYTTVAAIIERLPD; encoded by the coding sequence ATGGTCACTCCAGCCTCGCCGACACCTCCGGCGGATGACGCCGCGCACCGTCACCCCGAGATCGCCCAAGCGTTCGGGTCGATTGCGGAGAAGTACGACCGCGCACGACCTCGGTACCCGGCCGCACTCATCGACGCCATCGCCGAGCGGCTACCCGGCCACACGCTCCTCGATCTCGGGATCGGCACCGGAATCTCGGCCGAGCCCTTCCGAGACCGCGGGTTCGCGGTGCTCGGCGTCGAACCCGATCCGAAGATGGCCGCACTCGCACGCAAGAAGGGTTTCGAGGTCGAGGCCGGCCGATTCGAGGATTGGGATCCAGCAGGGCGGACGTTCGACGGCGTGATCGCCGGGCAGACCTGGCATTGGGTCGATCCGATCACCGGCGCCGCGAAGGCCGCCATCGTGCTGCACCCCGGCGGTCGACTCGCGGTCTTCTGGAACGCAGCCATTCCGTCGCCGGAGGTCGCTGCCGAGTTCGCGAAGGTCTTCGAGTCGCTCGATACGGGACTCCCCTTCAACCCCTGGACCGCCTCGCCGCAAGCCGATCCCTACGGATCGATCATCGACCAGACAGCCGACGGCCTGCGCGCGACCGGCGCCTTCGGGGCGGTGGAGCGCCTGACCTTCGACTGGCAGTCGACGGTCGGACGCGACGCCTGGCTTGAGCAGACCTCGACCGCCGGCGGCATCAACCGCCTTCCGAAGGACAAGCTCGACGTGCTTCTCCGGGGGCTGGGAGAGGCGATAGACGCGGTCGGTGGGACGCTCGTGATCGACTACACGACGGTTGCCGCGATCATCGAGCGTCTGCCCGATTAA
- a CDS encoding NAD(P)-dependent alcohol dehydrogenase: MDAICRPIALAPCTSDIHTVWSGSIGERFDLVLGHEAVGEVVEVGALVRDFKPGDRVLVAAVTPDWSSREAQAGFAMHSGGLLGGWKFSNSKDGVFAEFFHVNDADGNLALLPAGMDLAAACMLSDMVSTGLYGVELAGVEFGDTVAVVGIGPVGLMSVAGAAIHGASEIYAVGSRPNCVALAREYGATQIIDYHVGDIADQILALSGGVDRVIVAGGDAKTFVQAVQMVKPGGCIGNVNYLDEGDHVIFPRLEWGCGMGNKSVHGGLMPGGRLRMEKLASLVVTGRLDPARLVTHRFTGIEGVEQAVMLMKDKPSDLIKPLVLLDDAAPAPVEV; encoded by the coding sequence TTGGACGCCATCTGTCGTCCGATTGCCCTCGCCCCATGCACCTCGGACATTCACACTGTCTGGTCGGGGTCGATCGGCGAGCGCTTCGATCTGGTTCTGGGGCATGAGGCGGTGGGCGAGGTGGTCGAGGTGGGCGCGCTCGTCCGCGATTTCAAGCCGGGTGACCGGGTGCTGGTGGCTGCCGTCACGCCCGACTGGAGCTCACGGGAGGCGCAGGCGGGATTCGCGATGCACTCCGGCGGTCTGCTGGGCGGCTGGAAGTTTTCGAACTCCAAGGATGGAGTTTTCGCGGAGTTCTTCCACGTCAACGATGCGGACGGGAACCTCGCCCTGTTGCCCGCCGGAATGGACCTCGCCGCCGCCTGCATGCTGTCGGACATGGTGTCGACCGGGCTCTATGGCGTGGAGCTGGCCGGGGTGGAGTTTGGCGATACCGTAGCCGTCGTGGGAATCGGTCCGGTCGGGCTGATGAGCGTGGCGGGCGCCGCGATTCACGGGGCGTCCGAGATCTACGCGGTGGGTTCGCGCCCGAACTGCGTTGCGCTGGCCAGGGAATACGGCGCGACGCAGATCATCGATTATCATGTGGGCGACATTGCCGACCAAATTCTTGCACTGAGCGGCGGAGTTGATCGAGTGATTGTTGCCGGCGGTGACGCTAAGACCTTCGTGCAGGCCGTGCAAATGGTTAAGCCCGGCGGATGCATCGGCAATGTCAATTACCTGGACGAGGGCGATCACGTGATATTTCCGCGCCTCGAATGGGGTTGTGGCATGGGCAATAAATCGGTGCACGGCGGGTTGATGCCAGGGGGTCGGCTCCGCATGGAGAAGCTGGCCTCACTGGTGGTCACGGGCAGGCTCGATCCCGCGAGGCTGGTGACTCATCGGTTCACCGGCATCGAGGGCGTCGAGCAGGCGGTGATGCTGATGAAGGACAAGCCTTCCGATCTGATCAAGCCACTGGTGCTGCTGGACGACGCCGCGCCGGCACCGGTCGAGGTCTAG
- a CDS encoding alpha/beta fold hydrolase → MRVAISTAAAVTLAAGGAFGWYAWNNTSYARRDAARVHAAGYVQRSHTLHSGINLAYAEGPDNGPPVLLLHAQTSAWQTYNRVLPGLARDFHVFAIDLPGHGASSRTPTGYDVHTLTAEVAEFARQVIGQPAIVSGHSSGGLIAAQLAAEFPELAQALLFEDPPFFSTDPDRAPRTFNYVDLATPAHEFVHQEVEHDFTSWYLEHNAWIGYFGRSRDRIVSYAKNYRRSHPDRALSLWFAPPRTNEVFAHLNQFDPAFADAFYTFSWQQGFDQATTLSRVRQPAILVHANWRITEAGILEGAMTDEDAARACALMRDCHLERVATGHGFHVEKPATFVDLMQRLAVRT, encoded by the coding sequence ATGAGGGTTGCGATCTCGACCGCGGCGGCTGTCACCCTTGCCGCCGGTGGAGCGTTTGGCTGGTACGCGTGGAACAACACGAGCTACGCGCGACGCGACGCCGCGCGGGTGCACGCCGCCGGATACGTGCAGCGGTCGCACACCCTGCACAGCGGCATCAACCTGGCCTACGCGGAGGGACCTGACAATGGGCCGCCCGTCCTGCTGTTGCATGCGCAGACCTCGGCATGGCAGACCTACAACCGCGTCCTGCCCGGCCTCGCGCGGGACTTTCATGTGTTCGCGATCGACCTGCCCGGCCACGGTGCGTCGTCTCGCACGCCCACCGGATACGACGTGCACACGCTCACCGCGGAGGTCGCCGAATTCGCCCGCCAGGTCATCGGGCAGCCTGCGATCGTCTCCGGGCACTCCTCCGGCGGGCTCATCGCGGCACAACTCGCCGCCGAATTCCCCGAGTTGGCGCAGGCCTTGCTGTTCGAGGATCCGCCGTTCTTCTCCACCGACCCCGACCGCGCGCCCCGCACGTTCAACTATGTCGACCTAGCGACGCCGGCACACGAGTTCGTCCACCAGGAGGTCGAGCACGACTTCACGAGCTGGTATCTGGAGCACAACGCCTGGATCGGGTACTTCGGTCGCAGCCGCGACCGAATCGTCTCCTACGCGAAGAACTACCGCCGCTCCCATCCGGATCGCGCACTGAGTCTCTGGTTCGCGCCACCGAGAACGAACGAGGTATTCGCCCACCTGAACCAGTTCGATCCCGCGTTCGCCGACGCCTTCTACACCTTCAGCTGGCAGCAGGGTTTCGACCAGGCCACAACGCTGAGCCGTGTCCGCCAGCCCGCGATCCTCGTGCATGCGAACTGGCGAATCACCGAAGCCGGCATCCTCGAGGGGGCCATGACCGACGAGGATGCCGCTCGGGCCTGTGCTCTCATGCGGGACTGCCATCTCGAACGCGTGGCCACCGGTCATGGATTCCACGTCGAGAAACCGGCCACGTTCGTCGACCTCATGCAGCGGCTGGCAGTACGAACCTAG
- a CDS encoding GNAT family N-acetyltransferase has product MSPAPPRIQIRRYERLDAAATLAILVAAITQTAGADYTSEQIEAWVRSGQTDPASWHLAMSSRNSFVATVNGEVAGFSDVAPDGYIAMMFVSPDHRGIGIGRRLLAEAEQQAREARTPGLQSDVSITARPLFERCGFRLVKVQHPVRDGVLLTNFRMEKLLQ; this is encoded by the coding sequence ATGTCCCCTGCCCCGCCGCGCATTCAGATCCGCCGTTACGAAAGACTCGACGCCGCTGCCACGCTGGCCATCCTTGTTGCCGCCATAACGCAGACCGCTGGGGCTGACTACACGTCGGAGCAGATCGAGGCTTGGGTCAGGTCGGGGCAGACGGACCCCGCGAGCTGGCATCTGGCCATGAGCAGCAGGAACAGCTTCGTCGCGACGGTCAACGGCGAAGTAGCGGGGTTCTCGGATGTTGCCCCAGATGGATACATAGCCATGATGTTCGTCTCCCCTGACCATCGGGGGATCGGCATCGGGCGACGGCTTCTTGCTGAGGCTGAGCAGCAGGCTCGCGAAGCCCGAACTCCGGGTCTCCAGTCCGATGTGAGCATTACGGCTCGGCCATTGTTCGAAAGGTGCGGTTTTCGGCTGGTGAAGGTTCAGCATCCAGTCAGGGATGGAGTTCTCCTCACGAATTTCAGGATGGAGAAGCTGCTGCAATAG
- a CDS encoding class I SAM-dependent methyltransferase, with product MTDNPWDGSDSDTAGHDPGAWPEIAPVDFWEERYAGADQVWSGKVNQVLADIAGTLVPGRALDLGCGEGADVIWLAQHGWQATGIDISATAIRHATAAAEASGLGPDRARFLAADLATVPAGAFDLVSVSFLHSPVDLPRESILRQAAERVAASGYLLITSHAAAPHWSDAPHGHEHRFLSPREEVEQLQLDHDVWDVLLAEVRSRQATAPDGQPATLDDVVVLIRRH from the coding sequence ATGACGGATAACCCTTGGGATGGCAGTGACTCCGACACCGCGGGGCACGACCCAGGAGCGTGGCCAGAGATCGCGCCGGTCGACTTCTGGGAGGAACGCTATGCCGGCGCCGACCAAGTCTGGTCCGGCAAGGTCAATCAGGTACTCGCCGATATCGCCGGCACGCTCGTCCCGGGCCGTGCCCTCGATCTGGGCTGCGGAGAGGGCGCCGATGTGATCTGGCTTGCGCAGCACGGCTGGCAGGCTACCGGTATCGACATCTCGGCCACCGCGATTCGCCACGCCACCGCGGCCGCCGAGGCGAGCGGCCTCGGACCCGACCGCGCCCGGTTTCTCGCCGCGGACCTCGCGACGGTACCCGCCGGCGCCTTTGACCTCGTATCCGTGAGCTTCCTGCACTCGCCCGTGGACCTGCCTCGCGAGAGCATCCTCCGCCAAGCCGCCGAACGCGTCGCGGCCAGCGGATACCTATTGATCACCTCACATGCGGCGGCGCCACATTGGTCCGACGCGCCCCACGGACACGAGCATCGCTTCCTCAGCCCACGAGAAGAAGTCGAGCAACTTCAGCTCGACCACGACGTCTGGGATGTCTTGCTTGCCGAGGTCCGTTCCCGGCAGGCCACCGCACCTGACGGTCAACCCGCGACCCTCGACGATGTGGTCGTGCTGATCCGCCGCCACTGA
- a CDS encoding Acg family FMN-binding oxidoreductase: MTTNQPVPDGSDVDPQATQGQQRRISRRAVLKAAGIGGGAFVIAGAAGVGIRGGINGVWNQGQGEPYELWHSRQDTDGLVRLVAAGTLAANPHNIQPWSFVVDRDSIDLYADPGRIMPVNDSDGRERIAGYGCAIHNIILAARSEGRDAEVTPWPDGDPDHIARIEIAAGAPATEREQKLAQAISTRHSNRGPYAARAVGQDMLDSLVDDAPDGAELVWITEPAALSELADLYVEATQAIVDDEEVSIEAFSWFRNDRAEIDRHRDGLTLDCQGLDGFTLFMAKLLPAQSRRSGDAFWVKAARTTHTATARAYGIVRVEDTDDPRARLAGGRLLQHAHLAATAAGIGLQHMNQVTERIARDAALGNPDRFSARWAHATGIPAGQSLLAFRVGYPERAANPSPRRDLSDVARGR; the protein is encoded by the coding sequence ATGACCACCAACCAGCCGGTGCCGGATGGGTCAGATGTCGATCCGCAGGCGACGCAGGGACAACAACGGCGGATCTCCCGCCGTGCGGTGTTGAAGGCGGCCGGGATCGGCGGTGGCGCATTCGTGATCGCCGGAGCGGCCGGCGTCGGTATCCGAGGGGGCATCAACGGCGTGTGGAACCAGGGACAGGGTGAGCCGTACGAACTGTGGCACAGCAGGCAGGACACCGACGGCCTGGTGCGGCTCGTCGCGGCCGGGACGCTGGCGGCCAACCCGCACAACATCCAGCCGTGGTCGTTCGTCGTCGACCGCGACAGCATCGATCTGTATGCGGACCCGGGGCGCATCATGCCGGTGAACGACTCGGACGGGCGCGAGCGGATCGCCGGATACGGCTGCGCGATTCACAACATCATCCTCGCGGCTCGCTCGGAGGGACGCGATGCCGAGGTCACGCCCTGGCCGGACGGCGATCCCGACCACATCGCGCGGATCGAGATCGCGGCGGGCGCGCCTGCCACCGAGCGGGAGCAGAAACTGGCGCAGGCGATCTCCACCCGGCATTCCAATCGCGGGCCCTACGCCGCAAGGGCCGTCGGGCAGGACATGCTCGATTCGCTGGTCGACGATGCGCCCGATGGTGCCGAACTCGTCTGGATCACCGAACCGGCCGCGCTGAGCGAGCTCGCTGACCTGTACGTGGAGGCCACCCAGGCGATCGTGGACGACGAGGAGGTGTCGATCGAGGCGTTCTCCTGGTTCCGCAACGACCGGGCCGAGATCGATCGCCACCGCGACGGGCTGACCCTGGACTGCCAGGGCCTCGACGGATTCACCCTGTTCATGGCGAAGCTTCTGCCCGCCCAATCCCGCCGGAGCGGCGACGCCTTCTGGGTCAAAGCCGCGCGCACCACCCACACCGCCACCGCCCGGGCGTACGGCATCGTCCGCGTCGAAGACACCGACGATCCCCGGGCGCGGCTGGCCGGCGGGCGGCTGCTTCAGCACGCGCATCTGGCGGCGACCGCGGCCGGCATCGGATTGCAGCACATGAACCAGGTCACCGAGCGGATCGCCCGTGACGCCGCCCTCGGCAACCCCGACCGGTTCTCGGCGCGCTGGGCTCATGCCACGGGCATCCCCGCTGGCCAGAGCCTGCTCGCGTTTCGTGTCGGCTACCCCGAACGCGCCGCGAACCCCAGCCCCCGCCGCGATCTCAGCGACGTCGCGCGGGGACGCTGA
- a CDS encoding TetR/AcrR family transcriptional regulator produces the protein MVDASPTSGAARVPQRAAPRREAILQTARRLFAEHGIGPVTTNRIAEEAGISPGNLYYWFASKTEIVRALFAEWSEQMRIPDTETHDLPGVLRMLWHRITELPQPDPDYAFFLRDLFPLLHSDPVLAEAFRDAYTARRDEFVVLVEQLVDADLLRAPEPPTTVRDMVSLLWLISETAYPFAEAVQDEQVDARRYGRAVMQPLLTDAGRRALEAPRRQREAPGRQGDRP, from the coding sequence ATGGTTGATGCTTCCCCGACCTCGGGTGCTGCTCGTGTGCCGCAGCGGGCGGCGCCTCGTCGTGAGGCGATCCTGCAGACCGCCCGGCGCCTGTTCGCCGAGCACGGGATCGGTCCGGTCACGACGAACCGGATCGCCGAGGAGGCCGGAATCAGCCCGGGCAACCTGTACTACTGGTTCGCGTCGAAGACCGAGATCGTGCGCGCGCTGTTCGCGGAATGGAGCGAGCAGATGCGCATCCCGGACACCGAGACCCACGATCTGCCCGGGGTCCTGCGGATGCTGTGGCATCGGATCACCGAGCTGCCGCAACCCGATCCCGACTACGCCTTTTTCCTGCGCGATCTGTTTCCGCTGCTGCACTCCGATCCAGTGCTCGCCGAAGCCTTCCGCGACGCGTATACCGCGCGCCGCGACGAGTTCGTCGTCCTCGTGGAGCAGCTCGTCGACGCGGATCTGCTGCGGGCGCCCGAGCCGCCGACCACGGTGCGGGACATGGTGAGCCTGCTGTGGCTGATATCCGAGACGGCGTACCCGTTTGCCGAGGCGGTTCAGGACGAGCAGGTCGATGCCCGCCGTTACGGCCGAGCCGTGATGCAGCCGCTGCTCACCGATGCGGGCCGACGTGCGCTCGAGGCTCCCAGGCGACAACGCGAGGCTCCCGGACGACAAGGAGACCGGCCATGA
- a CDS encoding MBL fold metallo-hydrolase, translated as MKLGPGLHRIGNDIVAAYLVETDAGVTVVDAGLPGHWRELLAELAAMGRSLDDVRGLILTHGDSDHIGFAERLRRDHGVPVFVHTADAARACGEKPPATPRPPMRLRATLGFFGYALRKGGGRTTHLTDVVEVHDDQVLDLPGNPRIIAMPGHSPGSIAIHVPAVDALFVGDALTTRHVLTGRRGPQPAPFTDEPRQALDSLTRLDGIRASWVLPGHGTPWTAGVDELLGQLRAAASVQP; from the coding sequence ATGAAACTTGGACCTGGACTGCACCGGATCGGCAACGACATCGTCGCTGCCTATCTGGTCGAGACGGATGCGGGCGTCACTGTCGTGGACGCGGGCCTTCCGGGTCATTGGCGAGAACTGCTCGCCGAGCTCGCGGCCATGGGCCGGTCGCTGGACGACGTCCGCGGACTGATTCTCACGCACGGCGACAGCGACCACATCGGCTTCGCGGAGAGATTGCGGCGTGACCACGGCGTGCCGGTCTTCGTCCACACAGCCGACGCGGCGCGCGCCTGCGGCGAGAAGCCTCCGGCAACCCCGCGACCCCCGATGAGGCTGCGCGCGACGCTGGGGTTCTTCGGATATGCCCTGCGCAAGGGAGGGGGCCGGACGACCCACCTCACCGACGTGGTCGAGGTGCACGACGATCAGGTGCTGGACCTGCCGGGCAATCCCCGCATCATCGCCATGCCCGGCCACTCGCCGGGCAGCATCGCGATCCATGTCCCGGCCGTTGACGCCTTGTTCGTGGGTGACGCGTTGACCACGCGGCATGTGCTCACCGGGCGGCGGGGGCCGCAGCCGGCGCCCTTCACCGATGAGCCGCGGCAGGCGTTGGACTCTCTCACCCGGCTCGACGGCATTCGCGCGAGCTGGGTGCTGCCCGGTCACGGGACGCCCTGGACGGCCGGAGTGGACGAGCTGCTGGGGCAATTGCGAGCAGCGGCGTCGGTCCAGCCATAG
- a CDS encoding TetR/AcrR family transcriptional regulator, whose amino-acid sequence MPTPARTSLDDIVQAGRDILASDGLPALTMQAVADRVGVRAPSLYKRVRSRDDLVRLIATTVAHELGDQLDALVSRAGATSDAQAQLTELAHAVRAFARARPDEYRLIFAPTCEATRPEPEALTHSVGPLLRITTELAGPDSALDAARTVTAWATGFIGMELAGAFRLGGDIDRAYEFGITRLAAALASVPGTPSNQAMHRDPHDGPDHD is encoded by the coding sequence ATGCCGACCCCAGCGCGCACCTCGCTCGACGACATCGTCCAAGCCGGCCGCGACATCCTGGCCTCCGACGGACTTCCCGCGTTGACGATGCAGGCCGTCGCCGACCGGGTGGGCGTGCGGGCCCCCTCCCTGTACAAGAGGGTGCGCAGCCGCGACGACCTCGTCCGCCTCATCGCCACGACCGTCGCCCACGAACTCGGCGATCAGCTCGATGCCCTGGTGAGCCGAGCTGGCGCAACATCGGACGCGCAGGCCCAGCTCACCGAACTCGCCCACGCAGTACGCGCCTTCGCGCGCGCCCGACCCGACGAGTACCGGCTCATCTTTGCTCCGACCTGCGAGGCGACCAGACCGGAGCCCGAAGCACTCACCCACTCGGTCGGGCCTCTGCTGCGGATCACAACGGAACTCGCGGGACCCGACAGCGCACTCGACGCGGCCCGCACCGTCACCGCATGGGCGACCGGGTTCATCGGCATGGAGCTCGCCGGGGCCTTCCGCCTCGGCGGTGACATTGATCGCGCCTACGAGTTCGGGATCACCCGGCTGGCAGCGGCGCTGGCGAGCGTCCCCGGCACGCCATCGAATCAGGCGATGCATCGTGACCCGCACGATGGTCCGGACCACGATTGA
- a CDS encoding MBL fold metallo-hydrolase: MLNQVAEGILVHESATIQSNAVVVQGQAGVLLIDPGITNAELVTIADDLGALGGPVVAAFSTHPHWDHLLWHPKFGDAPRYGTARAAAVVKAFLSNPNWRDDVAEELPPEAAEDIPLDLLGHIAGLPAGATRLLWDGPEARIIEHQAHAPGHAALLIEDRGVLVAGDMLSDVLIPMLDLSTADPIGDYLAALRLLDAVADEVDVLVPGHGSVGDADQVRARIDQDRAYLQALRDGFDPDDPRIGPSAKPGWEWVSDVHAGQLHGLRARRGE; encoded by the coding sequence ATGCTGAACCAAGTCGCTGAGGGCATTCTCGTGCACGAGAGCGCGACCATCCAGAGCAACGCTGTCGTTGTGCAAGGGCAAGCCGGCGTGTTGCTCATCGATCCCGGAATCACGAACGCGGAATTGGTCACCATCGCGGACGATCTCGGCGCGCTGGGCGGGCCGGTCGTGGCGGCGTTTTCCACGCATCCGCATTGGGATCATCTGCTTTGGCACCCCAAGTTCGGCGACGCGCCGCGTTACGGCACGGCGCGCGCGGCGGCCGTGGTCAAAGCCTTCTTGTCTAATCCGAACTGGAGGGACGACGTCGCCGAGGAGTTGCCGCCGGAGGCAGCCGAAGACATCCCGCTCGACCTGCTCGGCCACATTGCCGGTCTGCCCGCCGGAGCCACGCGCCTGCTCTGGGACGGCCCCGAGGCCAGGATCATCGAGCATCAGGCGCACGCCCCTGGCCATGCGGCGCTGCTGATCGAGGATCGCGGGGTTCTGGTGGCCGGCGACATGCTGTCCGATGTCCTGATCCCGATGCTCGACCTGAGCACGGCCGATCCGATCGGGGACTACCTGGCCGCGCTGCGGCTGCTCGATGCGGTGGCGGACGAGGTCGACGTCCTCGTCCCCGGTCACGGGTCGGTCGGCGACGCCGATCAGGTGCGCGCGCGAATCGACCAGGACCGGGCGTACCTGCAGGCCTTGCGTGACGGCTTTGATCCGGACGATCCGCGGATCGGCCCCTCGGCCAAGCCCGGCTGGGAATGGGTCAGCGACGTGCACGCAGGTCAACTGCACGGCCTGCGCGCGAGGCGCGGTGAATGA
- the cysK gene encoding cysteine synthase A, translating to MAYFEDATQLIGRTPLVKINRLYGDSDATVLGKLEFYNPANSVKDRIGVAIVDAAEADGSLKPGGTIVEGTSGNTGIALAWVGAARGYKVIITLPESFSKERRALLRAFGAELVLTPAAEGVPGANKRAEEIAANTPGAILARQFDNPANVEIHRKTTAEEIWADTDGRVDIVVSGVGTGGTVSGVGEVLKKYKPEVKIYAVEAAESPVLSGGQKGVHKIQGISPGFVPSIFDRDVIDGIIQVTSEDALAWARRSAKEEGLLVGISSGAALRAAADLAADPANAGKTIVVIVPDWGERYLSTPLYSDLLD from the coding sequence ATGGCGTACTTCGAAGACGCGACCCAGCTCATCGGCCGCACACCCCTCGTCAAGATCAACCGGCTCTACGGCGATTCCGACGCCACGGTGCTCGGCAAGCTCGAGTTCTACAACCCCGCCAACTCGGTCAAGGACCGCATCGGCGTGGCCATCGTCGATGCAGCCGAGGCCGACGGCTCCCTGAAGCCGGGCGGGACCATCGTCGAGGGCACGTCGGGCAACACCGGCATCGCGCTCGCCTGGGTGGGCGCCGCCCGCGGCTACAAGGTGATCATCACCTTGCCGGAGAGCTTCTCGAAGGAGCGCCGCGCTCTGCTGCGCGCCTTCGGCGCCGAACTGGTGCTGACCCCGGCCGCCGAGGGTGTTCCCGGTGCCAACAAGCGCGCCGAGGAAATCGCCGCGAACACTCCGGGTGCCATCCTGGCTCGCCAGTTCGACAACCCGGCCAACGTCGAGATCCACCGCAAGACGACGGCCGAGGAGATCTGGGCCGACACTGACGGCCGGGTCGACATCGTCGTGTCCGGTGTGGGTACCGGTGGCACCGTCAGCGGTGTGGGCGAGGTGCTCAAGAAGTACAAGCCCGAGGTCAAGATCTACGCCGTGGAGGCAGCCGAGTCCCCGGTGCTGTCGGGTGGCCAGAAGGGCGTCCACAAGATCCAGGGCATCAGCCCCGGCTTCGTTCCCTCGATCTTCGACCGCGACGTCATCGACGGCATTATCCAGGTGACGTCGGAGGATGCGCTGGCCTGGGCTCGCCGCTCGGCCAAGGAGGAGGGCCTGCTGGTGGGCATCTCGTCCGGTGCCGCCCTGCGCGCTGCAGCCGATCTGGCGGCCGATCCCGCCAATGCCGGCAAGACGATCGTGGTGATCGTCCCTGACTGGGGCGAGCGCTACCTGTCCACTCCGCTGTACTCCGACCTGCTCGACTGA